From Rhododendron vialii isolate Sample 1 chromosome 10a, ASM3025357v1, the proteins below share one genomic window:
- the LOC131303781 gene encoding protein FAR1-RELATED SEQUENCE 5-like: protein MVGTSGGHDFFGTESRSDDETFDNFGEHEAKEDELLHGCDSYGALDENLIFIKPSPSGVHEDKFEPFIGMIFPSLDAARDFYYEYAKHTGFTIRTNRIRHSQKNMAIIGRDFVCSREGFRAAKHALKKDRVLPPRPITREGCKAMIRLAAKDVGSWIVTKFVRDHSHKLMTKCNFAGELPTVNILSEEEKDKKILELNNELQHERERSSTFREQLHTILKDLEEHAEFMSIRVEDIVNTMKGFELDDD from the exons ATGGTCGGAACCTCCGGTGgacatgatttttttggaactgAAAGCCGGTCTGACGATGAAACTTTTGATAACTTTGGTGAACATGAAGCCAAAGAGGATGAGCTGTTACACGGATGTGATTCTTATGGTGCCTTGGATGAAAATCTAATATTCATCAAACCATCACCTAGCGGAGTACATGAGGATAAGTTTGAACCATTTATTGGAATGATTTTTCCATCTTTAGATGCAGCAAGGGATTTCTATTATGAATATGCCAAGCATACAGGTTTCACCATACGGACAAACCGAATTCGACACTCTCAAAAGAACATGGCTATAATAGGACGGGATTTTGTGTGTTCAAGAGAAGGTTTTCGTGCAGCAAAACATGCACTTAAGAAAGACAGGGTTCTTCCTCCAAGGCCAATTACAAGAGAAGGGTGCAAAGCTATGATTAGGCTGGCGGCAAAAGATGTAGGTTCATGGATTGTCACGAAATTTGTCCGAGATCACAGCCACAAGTTAATGACTAAATGTAACTTTGCTGGGGAATTGCCAACCGTAAATATACTCAGTGAG GAAGagaaagacaagaaaatactTGAACTTAACAATGAACTGCAACATGAAAGAGAACGGTCTTCAACATTCCGGGAACAACTTCATACGATTCTTAAAGATCTTGAGGAACATGCTGAGTTTATGTCTATTAGAGTTGAAGATATAGTTAACACAATGAAAGGTTTTGAACTTGATGACGACTAG
- the LOC131303780 gene encoding flavonol synthase/flavanone 3-hydroxylase-like, translating to MMDQMERVQAIASESTDTIPQEFIRPENEQPGLTTYGGQARKVPIVDFSDPHEENLVRSIVDASSKWGMFQIVNHEIPGEAIRKLQEVGKEFFELPQEEKEAYAKPVGSKSVEGYGTKLQKEVEGKKGWVDHLFHKIWPPHAINYQFWPKNPPSYREANEEYAKHLHGVVEKLLRTLSLGLGLEGEELKAAVGGNELVYLMKINYYPPCPRPDLALGVVAHSDMCAITILVPNEVQGLQAFLDGSWYDVKYIPNALIIHIGDQIEILSNGKYKSVFHRSTVNKENTRMSWPVFLEPPSELELGPHPKLISEDNPPEYKTKKYSDYVYCKLNKIPL from the exons atgatggACCAGATGGAGAGAGTGCAGGCCATTGCCTCGGAGTCGACAGACACCATACCGCAAGAGTTCATCAGGCCAGAAAACGAGCAGCCCGGACTCACAACCTACGGCGGGCAAGCCCGCAAAGTCCCGATCGTCGATTTCTCGGACCCACATGAGGAGAACCTCGTGCGGTCCATTGTCGACGCGAGTTCCAAATGGGGTATGTTCCAAATTGTGAACCATGAGATTCCAGGAGAAGCAATTAGGAAATTGCAGGAAGTCGGGAAAGAGTTTTTTGAGCTGCCACAGGAAGAGAAGGAGGCTTATGCTAAGCCTGTTGGGTCAAAGAGTGTGGAAGGGTATGGAACTAAGCTGCAAAAGGAAGTGGAAGGGAAGAAAGGTTGGGTTGATCATTTGTTCCATAAGATATGGCCCCCTCATGCTATTAACTACCAGTTCTGGCCTAAAAACCCACCTTCTTACAG AGAGGCAAATGAGGAGTATGCTAAGCACTTGCATGGGGTTGTAGAAAAGCTGCTAAGGACCCTGTCACTTGGGTTAGGGCTTGAAGGGGAGGAGTTGAAGGCGGCCGTTGGCGGCAATGAGTTGGTGTACCTGATGAAGATTAACTACTACCCACCGTGCCCCCGCCCTGACTTGGCCCTTGGGGTGGTGGCTCACTCTGATATGTGTGCCATCACCATTCTGGTGCCAAATGAAGTCCAAGGGCTCCAAGCCTTCCTAGATGGCAGCTGGTATGATGTTAAGTACATCCCTAATGCCCTAATCATCCACATTGGTGACCAGATTGAG ATTTTGAGCAATGGCAAGTACAAGAGTGTGTTTCATAGATCAACTGTGAACAAGGAGAACACAAGAATGTCATGGCCAGTTTTCTTGGAGCCCCCATCAGAGCTTGAACTTGGCCCACATCCCAAGCTCATTAGTGAAGACAATCCCCCAGAGTACAAAACCAAGAAGTATAGTGATTATGTTTATTGCAAACTCAACAAAATCCCACTGTAA
- the LOC131303778 gene encoding pentatricopeptide repeat-containing protein At1g77360, mitochondrial has translation MINNLCCRNKLVLGWMMLARMYSRETIKEYLNPTEGICKILMSHPKSGLDTALDQSGIRVSPDVVEEVIKRFENAGMLTFRFFEWAGMQRNYEHSIRAYHTMIESLAKIRQYKIVWDLVNIMRSKRMLNIETFCIIMRKYARAQKVDEAIYTFNIMETYGVPPNLAAFNGLLSALCKSKNVRKAQEIFDSMKERFTPESKTYSILIEGWGRDPNLPKAREIFREMVDMGCNPDIVTYGIMVDIFCKAGRVEEGVEIVTDMDAKGCKPTSFIYSVLIHTYGIENQIERAVETFLEMERNGVEADVAVYNALISAFCKVKKFQNIYRVLNEMESKGVRPNSRTCNIILNSLIGQGQTDEAFRVFRKMIKICDPDADTYTMMIKMFCARDELEMAREVWNYMKLKQFVPSMHTFSALINGLCDNGDVSKACVLLEEMIEKGLRPSRVTFGRLRQLLIKEGRQDVLEFLNQKLNLLVKEPLFD, from the coding sequence ATGATCAATAATCTCTGTTGTCGCAACAAGCTAGTTTTGGGATGGATGATGTTAGCCAGAATGTACAGTAGAGAAACAATAAAAGAATATTTGAACCCCACAGAAGGTATATGCAAAATTTTGATGTCTCACCCAAAATCAGGGCTTGACACTGCCCTTGACCAGAGTGGAATTAGGGTTTCACCTGATGTTGTCGAAGAAGTTATCAAGAGATTCGAAAATGCTGGTATGCTGACATTCCGATTCTTCGAATGGGCTGGTATGCAACGTAATTACGAGCACAGCATCAGAGCTTACCACACTATGATTGAGTCTCTGGCCAAGATAAGGCAGTATAAAATTGTTTGGGATCTTGTGAATATCATGAGGAGCAAGAGAATGCTGAATATTGAGACATTTTGCATTATTATGAGAAAGTATGCTAGGGCCCAGAAGGTAGATGAGGCAATCTACACATTCAACATCATGGAAACATATGGCGTGCCGCCAAATTTAGCGGCATTTAACGGCTTGTTGAGTGCTCTGTGCAAGTCCAAGAATGTGAGAAAGGCCCAGGAGATTTTTGATAGCATGAAAGAACGATTCACTCCAGAATCAAAAACTTATAGTATACTGATTGAGGGATGGGGAAGGGATCCTAATCTGCCTAAGGCGAGGGAAATTTTTAGGGAGATGGTTGACATGGGTTGCAACCCCGATATAGTGACCTATGGGATCATGGTTGACATTTTCTGCAAAGCTGGGAGGGTTGAAGAAGGTGTTGAAATTGTTACTGATATGGATGCGAAAGGTTGTAAGCCTACTTCATTCATATATAGTGTTTTGATTCATACTTATGGGATAGAGAATCAGATTGAAAGGGCAGTTGAAACTTTCCTTGAAATGGAAAGGAATGGTGTCGAGGCTGATGTGGCGGTGTACAATGCTTTGATTAGTGCATTTtgcaaagtaaaaaagtttcaaaacatATATAGGGTTTTGAACGAAATGGAATCCAAGGGGGTCAGACCCAATTCCAGGACGTGCAATATTATTCTAAACAGCTTGATAGGTCAAGGGCAGACCGACGAGGCTTTTAGGGTCTTCCGGAAGATGATTAAGATCTGTGATCCAGATGCAGACACCTATACAATGATGATAAAGATGTTTTGTGCCAGGGATGAACTTGAGATGGCTCGTGAGGTGTGGAACTACATGAAGTTAAAACAGTTTGTTCCGAGCATGCACACATTCTCTGCACTTATTAATGGATTGTGTGACAATGGTGATGTTTCCAAAGCTTGTGTTCTATTGGAAGAGATGATAGAGAAGGGATTGCGGCCATCAAGGGTAACATTTGGGAGGCTAAGACAATTGCTTATTAAGGAAGGAAGACAAGATGTACTTGAATTTCTTAACCAGAAATTGAATCTTCTGGTCAAGGAGCCTTTATTTGATTGA
- the LOC131303782 gene encoding membrane steroid-binding protein 2-like: MGPYTTVMGGITEYTGLSPAAFFTILAMMAVVYKLVCGMFVAAGDYVAVKKANEYALREPVQLGENVTEEQLRAYDGSDPEKPLLMAIKGQIYDVSRSRMFYGPGGPYALFAGRDASRALALMSFDPKDLTGNIEGLSASELDVLQDWEYKFMEKYVKVGQLVGAERNQIETEPTENGDKIQEVKHIEENETQQSPTSE; the protein is encoded by the exons ATGGGTCCGTACACGACGGTGATGGGCGGCATAACGGAGTACACGGGGCTATCGCCGGCGGCGTTCTTCACGATACTTGCGATGATGGCGGTGGTGTACAAACTGGTGTGCGGCATGTTCGTGGCGGCCGGAGACTACGTGGCCGTCAAGAAGGCCAACGAGTACGCTTTGCGCGAACCCGTCCAATTGGGAGAAAACGTGACTGAAGAGCAACTCAGAGCCTACGATGGCTCTGATCCTGAAAAGCCCTTGTTGATGGCCATCAAAGGACAGATCTACGACGTTTCTCGCTCTAG GATGTTCTATGGTCCTGGTGGGCCATATGCCTTGTTTGCTGGTAGGGATGCGAGCCGAGCTTTAGCTCTGATGTCGTTTGATCCTAAAGACCTTACCGGAAACATTGAGGGTCTCTCTGCTTCTGAGCTTGATGTCTTGCAGGACTGGGAATATAAATTTATGGAGAAATATGTCAAAGTCGGGCAGCTAGTAGGTGCAGAAAGAAACCAGATTGAGACTGAGCCCACTGAAAATGGTGATAAAATTCAGGAGGTTAAGCATatagaagaaaatgaaacaCAACAGTCACCGACTTCAGAGTGA